A genome region from Musa acuminata AAA Group cultivar baxijiao chromosome BXJ3-5, Cavendish_Baxijiao_AAA, whole genome shotgun sequence includes the following:
- the LOC135639084 gene encoding probable serine/threonine-protein kinase PBL21: protein MSCFACFCPCCRETSCRKKDSAGVQTNSGLLSDSSKSGNKISSLAADPGNCARSFAFRDLAIATQNFKEANLIGEGGFGRVYKGRLDSGQVVAIKQLNRDGLQGNNEFLVEVLMLIMLRHPNLVSLFGYCADGDERLLVYEYMPKGSLEDHLFNPSPVKPPLEWNTRMKIALGVARGLTYLHDVANPPVIYRDMKAANVLLSNDFDPKLSDFGLAKLGPVGDNTHVSTRVMGTYGYCAPDYAMTGKLTLKSDVYSFGVLLLELITGRRVFDSSKCGGEQNLIIWARPFLNDRRKFHQLADPFLQGRYSPRGFHQLVVIASMCLQEQPHVRPIIADVVVALNHVTSQPYITEPALLQSS, encoded by the exons ATGAGCTGCTTTGCTTGTTTTTGCCCTTGCTGTAGGGAGACGAGCTGCAGGAAAAAGGACAGCGCAGGCGTCCAGACCAACTCCGGATTGCTTAGCGATTCTTCCA AGAGCGGGAACAAGATTTCATCACTTGCTGCGGATCCGGGTAACTGCGCGCGGAGCTTTGCTTTCCGAGATCTCGCTATCGCCACTCAGAATTTTAAAGAAGCCAACTTGATCGGTGAAGGGGGCTTCGGAAGAGTATACAAAGGGCGGCTAGACTCCGGCCAG GTGGTGGCTATTAAGCAGCTAAACCGGGATGGGCTTCAGGGGAACAACGAATTCCTGGTCGAGGTTCTCATGCTGATCATGCTACGGCATCCGAATCTTGTGAGTTTGTTTGGATACTGCGCTGATGGAGATGagagactcttggtttatgaataCATGCCAAAGGGAAGCTTGGAAGATCACTTGTTTA atccaTCTCCTGTCAAACCACCGCTCGAATGGAACACACGAATGAAGATCGCTCTTGGTGTAGCCAGAGGGCTCACATATCTACATGATGTTGCAAATCCTCCTGTTATTTACCGAGACATGAAGGCTGCAAATGTATTGTTAAGCAATGACTTCGATCCAAAACTTTCTGATTTTGGACTTGCAAAACTTGGGCCTGTTGGTGACAACACACATGTTTCAACAAGGGTGATGGGAACTTATGGTTATTGTGCGCCTGACTATGCGATGACTGGTAAGCTGACACTGAAATCTGATGTATATAGTTTTGGTGTGCTTCTTTTGGAGCTGATCACTGGGCGAAGGGTCTTTGATTCTTCAAAATGTGGTGGTGAACAAAATCTAATAATTTGG GCAAGGCCATTTCTCAATGATAGGAGGAAGTTCCACCAGTTGGCCGATCCATTTCTTCAAGGCCGCTACTCACCACGGGGCTTTCACCAGTTGGTTGTCATTGCCTCAATGTGTCTTCAAGAACAGCCCCACGTTCGGCCCATCATCGCCGATGTGGTTGTTGCCCTCAATCATGTGACGTCTCAGCCATATATCACTGAGCCTGCTTTGCTTCAAAGTTCATGA